One Setaria italica strain Yugu1 chromosome II, Setaria_italica_v2.0, whole genome shotgun sequence DNA segment encodes these proteins:
- the LOC101784928 gene encoding protein G1: MSAGGVEDSSSPARRPSRYESQKRRDWQTFTRYLGAHRPPLQLRRCSGAHVLEFLRYLDRFGKTRVHAPPCPAYGGGASARVAAPEACQCPLRQAWGSLDALVGRLRAAFDERHGARVGGATTAAAAAAQPENAGAANPFAARAVRLYLRDVRDAQARARGISYTRRKKKRNKQQGTTCAAAASASKQDSGSAAGTTLVAPAVPPPHQHPTPPLPPAAYLTGVPFECCDHGSVFGVPAANGGAAGFYLPLLFNSFV, translated from the coding sequence AtgtcggcgggcggcgtggaggactcgtcgtcgccggcgcggcggccgagcCGGTACGAGTCACAGAAGCGGCGGGACTGGCAGACCTTCACGCGGTACCTGGGCGCGCACCGCCCGCCGCTGCAGCTCCGCCGGTGCAGCGGCGCCCACGTCCTCGAGTTCCTGCGCTACCTCGACCGATTCGGCAAGACGCGGGTGCACGCGCCGCCGTGCCCGGCCTACGGCGGAGGCGCCAGCGCCCGGGTCGCGGCCCCGGAGGCGTGCCAGTGCCCGCTGCGCCAGGCGTGGGGCAGCCTCGACGCGCTCGTGGGCCGGCTCCGCGCCGCCTTCGACGAGCGCCACGGCGCCCGCGTGGgcggggcgacgacggcggcggcggcggccgcgcagcCCGagaacgccggcgccgccaaccccttcgccgcgcgcgccgtcaGGCTGTACCTGCGCGACGTCCGCGACGCGCAGGCCAGGGCGCGCGGCATCTCCTAcaccaggaggaagaagaagcggaaCAAGCAGCAGGGCACCAcctgcgcggccgccgcctccgcctccaagCAGGATagcggcagcgccgccggcaCGACGTTGGTGGCTCCCGCGGTGCCGCCACCGCATCAGCATCCAACTCCGCCGCTACCACCGGCGGCGTACCTCACCGGTGTGCCGTTCGAGTGCTGCGACCATGGcagcgtctttggagtacctgcTGCCAACGGTGGCGCGGCGGGCTTCTACCTGCCATTGCTGTTCAACTCGTTTGTCTAG